A window of Pomacea canaliculata isolate SZHN2017 linkage group LG3, ASM307304v1, whole genome shotgun sequence contains these coding sequences:
- the LOC112558871 gene encoding tyrosine-protein kinase TXK-like isoform X2, producing MPLLKSSSRMSAANIVKQGSLQKRSQNKGRFTAENYKRRYFVLTKDHLKYYDGNSDRHGKKKGEILLMTAMVVEFVEDFMLENKKNAFQVVYKESSDFFTLYMVASTEEERTEWVEAIRNEAANRGANFLNKYHRGVWTKSMGKFNCCDQMDRNAVGCVLSTPERSAASNNSAGISIPSFSTPGTICPPPPPVRPTPAIPGKTPTYIAIYDYDPVEEGDLELCKGEEYEILDNSREHWWLAKNKKGKQGYIPSNYVKKKFDLEIYDWYYKDLSRNQAESILKENSHEGCFLVRDSISTPGSYSLSLYTRESGLPVRHYHIKKNAQGFFYIAENHVFESIPDVINYHKFNAGGLVTRLREPPQRTSKPTTAGFGHSQWEIDPKDLEIGEQLGAGCFGSVHKGSFRGQVVAVKRMKEHTMSEEAFKEEARTMTQLSHKNLVQLYGVVLKSRPMCIVTELMRNGALNNYLQRHRSRLMQQVSRLLDMCVQVCQGMTYLESRKFIHRDLAARNCLVGDNTMVKVADFGLARYVLDDEYQSSAGTKFPVKWAPPEVLQYTRFSSKSDVWAYGILMWEVFTCGDMPYKEKRNIDVVEYVVTQNKRLAKPASAPMIIYQIMMKCWDKDPEIRPSFAELQKQLSELNKEA from the exons ATGCCGTTATTAAAGTCAAGCAGCCGGATGTCGGCAGCAAACATTGTGAAACAAGGCTCGTTGCAGAAACGTTCCCAGAATAAAGGCCGGTTTACAGCAGAGAACTACAAGCGTCGGTACTTTGTGCTCACAAAGGACCACTTGAAATATTATGATGGGAACAGTGAT agacatggaaagaaaaaaggggagATTCTTCTGATGACTGCCATGGTGGTGGAGTTTGTGGAGGACTTTATGttagagaacaagaaaaatgcatttCAG GTTGTGTACAAGGAATCGTCAGACTTTTTTACACTGTACATGGTGGCCAGCACTGAGGAAGAGCGAACTGAGTGGGTGGAGGCCATAAGAAATG AAGCTGCCAACAGAGGTGCAAACTTTCTCAACAAATACCACAGAGGAGTGTGGACAAAGTCAATGGGTAAATTCAATTGCTGTGATCAGATGGACAGAAATGCTGTGGGATGCGTTCTTTCCACGCCAGAAAGGAGTGCTGCATCAA ACAATTCTGCAGGAATTTCAATACCCTCCTTCTCAACTCCTGGAACTATCtgccctcctccacctccagtCAGACCTACCCCTGCAATACCAGGCAAAACTCCCACATACATTGCAATCTATGACTATGATCCTGTGGAAGAAGGAGATCTAGAACTTTGCAAG GGAGAGGAGTATGAAATCCTGGACAATTCCCGAGAACATTGGTGGTTAGCCAAGAATAAGAAAGG GAAGCAGGGGTATATACCATCAAATTATGTGAAGAAAAAGTTTGACCTAGAAATATACGA CTGGTATTACAAGGACCTGTCCAGAAACCAGGCAGAGAGTATACTGAAGGAGAATTCCCATGAGGGATGCTTTCTTGTTCGAGACTCCATCAGTACTCCAGGCTCATACTCATTGTCTCTTTATACTCGAGAAAG TGGCTTACCAGTGCGTCACtaccatattaaaaaaaatgctcaagGTTTCTTCTACATCGCAGAGAACCATGTCTTTGAAAGCATCCCTGATGTAATAAATTATCACAAGTTTAATGCTGGAG GGTTAGTAACAAGGCTAAGGGAACCCCCACAGAGAACCAGTAAACCCACAACAGCAGGTTTTGGACATA GTCAATGGGAGATTGATCCTAAAGATCTTGAAATAGGAGAACAGTTAGGGGCTGGTTGCTTTGGG aGTGTACACAAAGGCAGCTTTCGTGGACAAGTGGTTGCGGTCAAGCGCATGAAGGAGCACACAATGTCTGAAGAAGCCTTCAAAGAGGAGGCCAGGACCATGAC TCAGCTTAGTCATAAAAACTTGGTGCAACTTTACGGGGTGGTGCTGAAGAGTCGCCCCATGTGTATTGTCACTGAACTTATGAGAAATG GTGCTCTTAATAACTACCTTCAACGACATCGGTCACGGCTCATGCAACAGGTGTCTCGTCTCTTGGACATGTGTGTACAGGTTTGTCAAGGTATGACCTATCTTGAAAGTAGAAAGTTCATTCATCGTGACCTGGCTGCTAGAAACTGCCTTGTTGGGGACAACACTATGGTCAAAGTGGCTGACTTTGGTCTTGCAAG GTATGTTTTAGATGATGAGTACCAAAGTTCTGCGGGCACAAAATTTCCAGTCAAGTGGGCACCTCCTGAAGTACTACAGTATACTCGTTTTTCCAGCAAGTCTGATGTCTGGGCATACG GGATACTGATGTGGGAGGTGTTCACGTGTGGAGATATGCCTTACAAAGAAAAGCGCAATATTGATGTAGTTGAATATGTTGTCACTCAGAACAAACGACTAGCCAAACCTGCCAGTGCACCTATGATCATTTACCAGATTATGATGAAATGTTGGGATAAG GATCCAGAGATAAGACCTAGCTTTGCTGaattacaaaaacaactttcagaGCTCAACAAGGAAG CATGA
- the LOC112558871 gene encoding tyrosine-protein kinase TXK-like isoform X1 — protein MPLLKSSSRMSAANIVKQGSLQKRSQNKGRFTAENYKRRYFVLTKDHLKYYDGNSDRHGKKKGEILLMTAMVVEFVEDFMLENKKNAFQVVYKESSDFFTLYMVASTEEERTEWVEAIRNEAANRGANFLNKYHRGVWTKSMGKFNCCDQMDRNAVGCVLSTPERSAASNNSAGISIPSFSTPGTICPPPPPVRPTPAIPGKTPTYIAIYDYDPVEEGDLELCKGEEYEILDNSREHWWLAKNKKGKQGYIPSNYVKKKFDLEIYDWYYKDLSRNQAESILKENSHEGCFLVRDSISTPGSYSLSLYTRESGLPVRHYHIKKNAQGFFYIAENHVFESIPDVINYHKFNAGGLVTRLREPPQRTSKPTTAGFGHSQWEIDPKDLEIGEQLGAGCFGSVHKGSFRGQVVAVKRMKEHTMSEEAFKEEARTMTQLSHKNLVQLYGVVLKSRPMCIVTELMRNGALNNYLQRHRSRLMQQVSRLLDMCVQVCQGMTYLESRKFIHRDLAARNCLVGDNTMVKVADFGLARYVLDDEYQSSAGTKFPVKWAPPEVLQYTRFSSKSDVWAYGILMWEVFTCGDMPYKEKRNIDVVEYVVTQNKRLAKPASAPMIIYQIMMKCWDKDPEIRPSFAELQKQLSELNKEGDYPHIE, from the exons ATGCCGTTATTAAAGTCAAGCAGCCGGATGTCGGCAGCAAACATTGTGAAACAAGGCTCGTTGCAGAAACGTTCCCAGAATAAAGGCCGGTTTACAGCAGAGAACTACAAGCGTCGGTACTTTGTGCTCACAAAGGACCACTTGAAATATTATGATGGGAACAGTGAT agacatggaaagaaaaaaggggagATTCTTCTGATGACTGCCATGGTGGTGGAGTTTGTGGAGGACTTTATGttagagaacaagaaaaatgcatttCAG GTTGTGTACAAGGAATCGTCAGACTTTTTTACACTGTACATGGTGGCCAGCACTGAGGAAGAGCGAACTGAGTGGGTGGAGGCCATAAGAAATG AAGCTGCCAACAGAGGTGCAAACTTTCTCAACAAATACCACAGAGGAGTGTGGACAAAGTCAATGGGTAAATTCAATTGCTGTGATCAGATGGACAGAAATGCTGTGGGATGCGTTCTTTCCACGCCAGAAAGGAGTGCTGCATCAA ACAATTCTGCAGGAATTTCAATACCCTCCTTCTCAACTCCTGGAACTATCtgccctcctccacctccagtCAGACCTACCCCTGCAATACCAGGCAAAACTCCCACATACATTGCAATCTATGACTATGATCCTGTGGAAGAAGGAGATCTAGAACTTTGCAAG GGAGAGGAGTATGAAATCCTGGACAATTCCCGAGAACATTGGTGGTTAGCCAAGAATAAGAAAGG GAAGCAGGGGTATATACCATCAAATTATGTGAAGAAAAAGTTTGACCTAGAAATATACGA CTGGTATTACAAGGACCTGTCCAGAAACCAGGCAGAGAGTATACTGAAGGAGAATTCCCATGAGGGATGCTTTCTTGTTCGAGACTCCATCAGTACTCCAGGCTCATACTCATTGTCTCTTTATACTCGAGAAAG TGGCTTACCAGTGCGTCACtaccatattaaaaaaaatgctcaagGTTTCTTCTACATCGCAGAGAACCATGTCTTTGAAAGCATCCCTGATGTAATAAATTATCACAAGTTTAATGCTGGAG GGTTAGTAACAAGGCTAAGGGAACCCCCACAGAGAACCAGTAAACCCACAACAGCAGGTTTTGGACATA GTCAATGGGAGATTGATCCTAAAGATCTTGAAATAGGAGAACAGTTAGGGGCTGGTTGCTTTGGG aGTGTACACAAAGGCAGCTTTCGTGGACAAGTGGTTGCGGTCAAGCGCATGAAGGAGCACACAATGTCTGAAGAAGCCTTCAAAGAGGAGGCCAGGACCATGAC TCAGCTTAGTCATAAAAACTTGGTGCAACTTTACGGGGTGGTGCTGAAGAGTCGCCCCATGTGTATTGTCACTGAACTTATGAGAAATG GTGCTCTTAATAACTACCTTCAACGACATCGGTCACGGCTCATGCAACAGGTGTCTCGTCTCTTGGACATGTGTGTACAGGTTTGTCAAGGTATGACCTATCTTGAAAGTAGAAAGTTCATTCATCGTGACCTGGCTGCTAGAAACTGCCTTGTTGGGGACAACACTATGGTCAAAGTGGCTGACTTTGGTCTTGCAAG GTATGTTTTAGATGATGAGTACCAAAGTTCTGCGGGCACAAAATTTCCAGTCAAGTGGGCACCTCCTGAAGTACTACAGTATACTCGTTTTTCCAGCAAGTCTGATGTCTGGGCATACG GGATACTGATGTGGGAGGTGTTCACGTGTGGAGATATGCCTTACAAAGAAAAGCGCAATATTGATGTAGTTGAATATGTTGTCACTCAGAACAAACGACTAGCCAAACCTGCCAGTGCACCTATGATCATTTACCAGATTATGATGAAATGTTGGGATAAG GATCCAGAGATAAGACCTAGCTTTGCTGaattacaaaaacaactttcagaGCTCAACAAGGAAGGTGACTATCCTCATATAGAGTAG